The Osmerus eperlanus chromosome 20, fOsmEpe2.1, whole genome shotgun sequence DNA segment cTATTAAATTGTTTTTGGAAATGCATACAACTTTGTCAACATTTAAAAAGCAAAGCGTTCATATTTCAACAACATTACAAATTTTGTCCACATCTAAGTGAAGGCTTACTCACTGTTCTCATCCTTTACCTTTAAAGTGTCCACTTTCTCCTCAAACGACTTGAAGGTGGGCGTGTTTCTGCAGAGGAAGCGacacggagggggggagggtcaaATCATCAGGAAAGACGGACGTTGCCGCGGCAACAGGCGGtggccccctccctcacctggcCTACAGTAAAGGACGCTAACGTGGAGAGAGGTGCGGGCCGGAGCGCGCCGCGCCGGCGCGCTCAGCGGTTGGGAAGCGTGCGTTTGTCCTGAGCTCAGGGTTCAGGTTATTTGCTGCCTGTGCAGCTGCGCGGGACGACAACAGACTAAAGGCGACCGACCGCATTCCATCCCCTGCTCTTCTGTTGCACTGGGTTCTATTCTGCTCAGAGAACACAGGGCAGGATGTATGGCCACAAGGTGCGGGAAAGACTGCAGCCGGGAAATAATCGCGTGATGCACTTCCTGTGAAGAGGTGTACATTTAACAGAAGGCTTAAAAGCAATTTTTAAGAGAAGACCTCATCAACCTTTGTTTTAACCGGAAAACCAATcttgacaatgtgtgtgtgtgagggtgtgcgtgtgtgtgtgtgtgagagagagacatacctcATAACCGGCATGCTAGCAGAGTGCTGCAAAGAGCGTATGCTATCCGACAGCATTAAAGAATAGGAGAAAGGGGTTAGCGAGGGCAGCTAGCGAGGGCAGTGTTAGTGagaatagacagacagacacacacacacactcgcatgcacACATGTATGGCCATTGAAAAGGTTAAGGGTCAGATCCAGTGGTGAACCTAACAGATAACATGCATTCGACACCTTTGCATTCAACTACAACACTATATACATGCAAAATCATGCAGTTCCGAACAGAAATGTGCTATGACGAAATCTGTCTGTCTTAATCCTTGACAAGGTGGTGAATTTAGAGGCCGGTGTGAAACATGTAAAAAATCAATACCTAGTTGTGCACATCATCAACATTTGAATCGATCTTTTTGCAGAAAACACTTCAACACGCACTGGTTTGTTACCTAACATACCAGCAAGCAgtacacagagagaaagggttgtgtgcgtgtgtgtgtgtgtgtgtgtgtgtgtgtgtgagtgagtgagtgagtgagtgagagagagagagagagatggacagaaagagaacTAAAGGGAAAGGAAGGAGACCGGAGAATCACAACAATACCTGATGATTTAAAGACACAATCAGCAACATGCAGACCCCACCTTAGTGGATCCCTGAGAACAGTGTACACAGCAGAACAAACGCACCCCATAAGTGGAGCCAATGATTTAGTCAGCACTGTCAACATTCCACCTGAGGTGAACAGTAAGTtcaatatttcagctttaaaagcTAAACATCAGGCTACCTAAGGCTGTTTGGTCTGTGCTCAATTGCATGGACGAGGCAGCTTAACTATCCCCATCCAAATGAATGAGACATATTTCACGTTTTGAACATTGATATTTGTTTATTACAATATCGCTGACAGTGTCTTCTACTCAATATGGAGAGTGCCCCTTGACCGGGCGAACACAGCCTGTCTACAGTACATTAGCGCAGGGGCAGTCTTACCCAAAGGAATTGGACTGCAACCTGCAAAATGCCATGGTTGGGATTAAAGAGATGCATGCGTGTttgcatatatatacacagtatctacacacacacacacacaaacaaacacagcccAGTAAGGACTGGTACAATTCACTGACAGTGTTCGATTAGTACAACTACACGGTGTTGACACCATCACATGTATAGATCATGGAAAGATATAGCATGACTAGGGGTTGCAAGCAGAAGCAAGCTGGGGTAGGGTGGGATTAACAGAGGTCTCTCTGTTCTTAATGACCTATGGGGGGCCTATAAAAACAGCAGTGTCATCCTTtccttgtcccccccccctccccccaggtgtcTATCCTGGGTCACCTACCTGACGTCTTCCAGCTTCCTGCTGATGGCAGAGCCCATGCTGGAGAAGGCTGCTGTGGCCTTCTGGCCCGCCTGAGACAGTGTCTCTGAGGTCTTCTTATAGCTGAGAggtaggagacagacagagacagagagacagagagacagcgagagaaggGAAAAGGCAGATGAGAGGGTCAGTGAGGGATAgtgtggagatgggaggtgagggatggtgtggagatgggaggtgagggatggtgtggagatgggaggtgagggatagtgtggagatgggaggtgagggatggtgtggagatgggaggtgagggatggtgtggagatgggaggtgagggatggtgtggagatgggaggtgagggatggtgtggagatgggaggtgagggatggtgtggagatgggaggtgagggatagtgtggagatgggaggtgagggatagtgtggagatgggaggtgagggatggtgtggagatgggaggtgagggatggtgtggagatgggaggtgagggatagtgtggagatgggaggtgagggatagtgtggagatgggaggtgagggatggtgtggagatgggaggtgagggatagtgtggagatgggaggtgagggatggtgtggagatgggaggtgagggatggtgtggagatgggaggtgagggatggtgtggagatgggaggtgagggatggtgtggagatgggaggtgagggatggtgtggagatgggaggtgagggatggtgtggagatgggaggtgagggatggtgtggagatgggaggtgagggatggtgtggagatgggaggtgagggatggtgtggagatgggaggtgagggatagtgtggagatgggaggtgagggatagtgtggagatgggaggtgagggatggtgtggagatgggaggtgagggatggtgtggagatgggaggtgagggatagtgtggagatgggaggtgagggatagtgtggagatgggaggtgagggatggtgtggagatgggaggtgagggatagtgtggagatgggaggtgagggatggtgtggagatgggaggtgagggatggtgtggagatgggaggtgagggatggtgtggagatgggaggtgagggatggtgtggagatgggaggtgagggatggtgtggagatgggaggtgagggatggtgtggagatgggaggtgagggatggtgtggagatgggaggtgagggatggtgtggagatgggaggtgagggcgTGAGGAGGGCGTGGGGAGGCGGCACCTACGCGGCTGAAGTCGTGACCTCCTGCCAGCCCTTGGTCAGGTTCTGTTTGAGCTCGTTGAGGGAGGTGATGCCTAGcttcctcttcatctccaccACCTGCTTCTCTTTGGCAGCCAGGACCTGGGACAGGGTCAGGATCTCATcctccacctggacacacacacacactcagctaaCGGAATCAGCATTTTTGCCTCCCCTGGCAAACGGACACATCAACTTAGTAGGGCTGCACAATAAAACGATTGACAACGCAACAGTACAAACGCCAACGTGAATTCCTGTCGACCGTAgaacaacacaaccacaaatgTAGACCTGGCCATGCCGTCGGCACTCGCGTGCCTTAAACCCAGACTTTCATCTTtgagccctgacccctgacctttgccAGCTCTTCTCttagctcctcctgctcctgctccgtCAGGGCGGGGACACACTGGCCCACTGTGGTCACCGCATCCTCCCCCACCTCGGCCAGCGACTCTGGCCTCtgggcacctgggggggggggggggggggcgcaggcaggagaaagagggaaagagtacgggaagataaagagagaaacggtgtgagagggagagcgaaaaagtgtgagagagagagagagagaggggaagggagatagGTGGAAGAAAAAGCAAAAAGAAACAAGAGTATTAGATGTGTCCGTAGCCAGCAaggtcccctctatgggcaggGGACTCAGACTAGCCGTGAGGCTGGAGTTGTGTATTGATCTTCTGGATTCAAAAGGTAGCCGGCAGGCGTGAGAGgatgacaggagggggggggggggggggtaggaggtccAACAAGGTGCTCTTTTATGACAGACACCTGCTTAAGGGcaggtgcatgcacacacacgcacggctgTAGTCATTTAGTAGCAgtagcgaacacacacacacacacaaagtacttAGAGATGGGGGGTTTGGGTGGGCTGGAGGACAGGGCGGTGATGACTATACGCCTTAGTGACTATAGGCCTCAAGCAAGAGCTTGGGTTTATCACATGGTTGCAATGTACTTTTCCTGCGTCCACTTCTTAATGGGAGTAACGTGGTTTGGACCTGTATACTGCACGGGTCAAACGGTATGACGTCCTCCTAAAATGAGAAAAACAGGATAGGCTTATCCATCCAGCTAGCCTCCGCGACGGGGAACATATCATATTGGGGATGTTCCAAGATGCTTGTTTGGGTAAATAATATTGGGTAATAAATCACATGACGTTTGATTTGGGAGGCTACTACTtttcagggggaggggggggggggttgtcccaACTATCCTCATTCGGTTGGAGCTGCTCAAGGTTCGACTCCAACGGGAACTGAATGACATCGAATCGCTTCCCTCTCCTGATGTGGCTGTTCACATTAGAATATGTGTTTGTGATACTGAGTAGAGTAGCCTGTTGCTGTGCTAGAGTGTGGGGTTTGAGGAGTACGATTTTTTCATTTTATCTCTTCACATTCCTGCGTGCACGAACAGATATCTTCAGGAGGGGAAACGCCTCGAACCCTCCACACGGAGAACATGGTTTGTTTTTGACCCTGGAAGACCTTTGAAGGCTGATCTGTCTATCCCAGTTCAGTTCGCTGTAGGGCAAACAGTCTAACTTAATCCGTGAGCCTGCTTAGTTGAGGCTAATTCACACTTTTCGACCGTGTGAATAGAAAAACTGATGGGCTAACTGCCTCGAGAGCGTACGTGTTTGGACATGTTTGATTGGCTGGAATGTCAACAAGAAGGTCCCGTTTTTGTATCTGGAAATATCATTGGGGAAAACTGCCAAGTGTGGGTCTGAAGAATTCCTCTAGGAATGCGTGCAGTCACGTAGTTGAAGCTCGCTGGCAGCATCTACCTGCCGGTTCCGCATACCCACCTTCCCGGAGCTCATTCTTTCCACCTGGTCCAGACGCACGCACGTCCCTCTCTGTTCTTcatctctcatttcctctctctcctgcattaTTCTGACGGCACTGCAGTATCAATTAGgtgtcacctccccctccctctctctcccaatccCTCACAGTGACAGGCAACCGTGTCACCCGACACCTCACACAGGGGGCCAACaacaggaccagggttcaggAAAGTCAATTCTGTGCCGTTTATTCCTGACTGACATGAAGAAATTCATGGTTACACCTCACCAACTATTTCCCAGGGATTCTTCGAGTccaaagagacggagagagagagaggcaatcaAACAAGCCCACACTCGCCTGccgcccccacctccccaccccacccccacacactctctcacaaaaATGAAGAGGTAGGCTAGGTTGTACCTGAACGTGCATAGCAGTCTTTAGGAAGAAAAACAGGCTTGGTGGGCTTCACACATCTGCAGCGGTCTCTGTCATGCCCAGAATCTATAGCGAGCATGCGTGTCCACACCGGTGAGACAGAAGAGGCCTGGCCTCATAACATCTCACACGGCTTCCCTTTCCTTCAAGAGCAGTGCCCTTTTACGCACAATTGGATCCTTATTACGATCACACAGCCTGCTTTCACGTTCGCTCGTCCCACTGGGCCTGGCTCGGGAGACTCGTCAAAGCCATCATTACAGTCAGAACAAACAAAGACCCCGGTCTAATGAAGCAAGCCAGCGTGAGGGCTTCATCACGTCACACAAGCGGTCGATTGGTATTTAGTTTcggaaaaaaaattcaaaagcaTTTGAATGATTTCTCTTCGCAGCTGACTGGATTTACATTACAATAGCCGATCCTATTTGCATAGTAATcacatcaaatatatatatatttttataaataGTTGGGTCAATGTTTTTCCAACTAATGATGAAGACAATGTCTACTTTATGTCTTCTAtttgtctatctatctataacctaaacagaacagaacaatAGAAATCTGTTTTTATCTGGCCTTGGCTTTATCAAGCCCCTTCAAAGTGCTACAGTGCTCTTTGCTCAGAGTGCTTAAAGTGAGGTTGACCAGAAACCGACCAATACCATCGTATGTTGGACATCTGGTCTTGACAGCAAGTCTCACTGAATAGGTCAGGGATGTGATGCTCATGACAtgtagtacagtacacacacacactccaaggatctctccttccattcctgtcctctcctgccctcccccacacTGTCTCAAAAAGTCATCAATCTGGTGCCACGAGCCGACACAATGTAGCTGTCACACAAACGCTGCAAACCAACATCaaatatctacacacacacacacacacagacacacacacacacacacgtgcacacacacactgtccacccCCAAAAAAATCTTGCTCTCACAAACACCActatcccccacccccccccctcaccactaAATgtgcacgtcacacacacacagagggtttACCTCGGACGGCCGCCCCGGGCGAGCCAGGCGGGGTGACGTTGAGGTctggggagaggtagaggtagctGGTGTTGACACCCTGCTCAAAGTCAAACGGAGACGTGTACTCCTCCAGGAGAGGATCCATGCTGCCCTCGCTCCAGCCCTGACCCGGCTGGGCTCCcgtcggcacacacacaccgcttccTTACACACTCTGGACGCCGATTGTCTGCATGTGATTGGGCGCGTGCTCGGTCCCTTGTTTACTGCTCAGTCCGTCCTCTCTCTTGGACTGTGTCaccatgcgtgagtgtgtgtgtgtgtgtgtttaaaggtgTGTGCGAATGAAAGGAAATacgctgcgtgtgtgtgcgtgtgtttgtgtgcaacagAACGgatctgagtgtgtgcgtgtgtgtattaatgagtgtgtaggtgtgtgtgtgtgtgtatgctccaGCTCCAaccactgagtgtgtgtgtcagcaggatCATGTGACGGTTCTTCCGGGGTGTCGCTCCATTCCTGTGTTAATAAGTTACCTCAGCCTCgccccagtccctcctcctcctccctctcggtctccctctctttctctcacgggAATCCCAAAAGGCCAACGTGGCATAGGTCCGTGGGTTTGGTCCGTGGGTTTGGTCAAAGGAGGACGGGTAAAGACGCTAGTCGGTTAGCGTTAGCCGTGGACGCGTAGCCCCCTCCGTGCGACAGCGACACTGTCCCAGCctcgatgtctctctctctctctctctcccgcccgccctcccctccGTCATCCATCTTGTCATCTCAGGAAAAATGAGGTCCCGTTTGATGGGTGGTCACGTGACTCGACGGGGCAAGTCCGTGAGATAGAAGGCATAATCTGCAGTGTCCCAGATTACAGCTCCGCTAATCCAGTTCAAACTGTCCAGCTTGGGAGTCGTGCTACAGCTCGTGTAAAACACAATATATCCTCCAGTACGTGGAAAACAAaacgggggctgtgtgtgtcactgtgtgtgtgtgtgtgtgtgtgtatgtgaatcacggcatgtgtctgtgtgtgcacgcttgcgacagtgtgtgtgtcactgactgtgtgtgttaaatGTATACATATCAatgctacacacaaacacaaaagatgACCTCACTTTAGCATCGGGGTTTAGAAATGGTGTCCTTGGAATCAGTACTGCcagcactctctgtctctcacacacatacacacacacaggtctctaTCAATGTAAGCAGCTGCATTCGGTTTCCATGATGGAAACTCTCACACACTTCAGTTCGACTATAGCTCTCCATTGCATCCCCCTCAGGCTGTGAAACATCAGTCTTGAATAGAGAGTGGTACTAGGTCTGGGCCTTGTATTGTATGCcatttcaaaacaaaaaaatagaCTTGGCCTATTtacatttttttcttcctcaGTGCGTCTCCTGTCTTGGAGCATTTTAGGATGAGGCACAGGCTTGTGTAAGATGGCTTTTGTgtcaaaataataacaataaaaacatTCCTGCTTATAGGCCTAGCTGTGTTCTTCGGAATGAACTTACATAAAAGTCTCCTTACACCAGCATCCATCCAGACCATATTGAGCTTTTTTAATATACAGCACATAGCCAACTCACTCCCCCTAATAGAGGAGCTCCATAGCAGGAACACTGAGGGCTAATAGGATAATAGTGAGGGATGGCTTTCCAGTGGGGCTGGAAGACAGGAGGTCAGTCTGTGTTAGCATGGCTGTGCTACAGGGAGTCCAGTTACAGTGAGCCCTCACAATGCTGGCAGTCACTGAGTTCCTTGAAGGacacactgtacagtactgCATTGTGTTGTACAGTATtatatagcacacacacagatgaatgcacacacacgcacacacacacagcagaacaccACAAAAAGAGCACGCAGACCAGATAcccatgcgcgcacacacacacacacacacacacacacacacacacacaaaccttgcagcctcctctctctctgcagtataATGTACTGTCAGATCCCGGATGTTTACCCTcttattactaaataaatagTGATGTAACAAGTGTGACCAACACCCTGTAGTTACCAACCTCAACATATCCTGCCTACCTGGCTCTGAGGAACAATTCAGAGAACACAAGACTGTATTCTGTATTCAATTCATCTTTTTaatcaatgtttttttattcaaaaggAACTTCTCCATTTATAGTTCCCTGAATTTACTTCTGGTTACAGGAGATTCTAGTTCTAGATAAAAATTGATACAGAAAAACATCATGATTGTAGCTCTATGGAAGTGAGAGAAATCGTCCATGAATGATTAAACAACATTTAGATTTCTCAGACCTtttacaaatacaaaaacacaaattcaCTTATTCCCCGC contains these protein-coding regions:
- the tpd52 gene encoding tumor protein D52 isoform X4 — encoded protein: MDPLLEEYTSPFDFEQGVNTSYLYLSPDLNVTPPGSPGAAVRGAQRPESLAEVGEDAVTTVGQCVPALTEQEQEELREELAKVEDEILTLSQVLAAKEKQVVEMKRKLGITSLNELKQNLTKGWQEVTTSAAYKKTSETLSQAGQKATAAFSSMGSAISRKLEDVSIRSLQHSASMPVMRNTPTFKSFEEKVDTLKVKDENNEDKSNGVSG
- the tpd52 gene encoding tumor protein D52 isoform X5 — translated: MDPLLEEYTSPFDFEQGVNTSYLYLSPDLNVTPPGSPGAAVRGAQRPESLAEVGEDAVTTVGQCVPALTEQEQEELREELAKVEDEILTLSQVLAAKEKQVVEMKRKLGITSLNELKQNLTKGWQEVTTSAAYKKTSETLSQAGQKATAAFSSMGSAISRKLEDVRLQSNSFGNTPTFKSFEEKVDTLKVKDENNEDKSNGVSG
- the tpd52 gene encoding tumor protein D52 isoform X7, with product MDPLLEEYTSPFDFEQGVNTSYLYLSPDLNVTPPGSPGAAVRGAQRPESLAEVGEDAVTTVGQCVPALTEQEQEELREELAKVEDEILTLSQVLAAKEKQVVEMKRKLGITSLNELKQNLTKGWQEVTTSAAYKKTSETLSQAGQKATAAFSSMGSAISRKLEDVRNTPTFKSFEEKVDTLKVKDENNEDKSNGVSG
- the tpd52 gene encoding tumor protein D52 isoform X1 → MDPLLEEYTSPFDFEQGVNTSYLYLSPDLNVTPPGSPGAAVRGAQRPESLAEVGEDAVTTVGQCVPALTEQEQEELREELAKVEDEILTLSQVLAAKEKQVVEMKRKLGITSLNELKQNLTKGWQEVTTSAAYKKTSETLSQAGQKATAAFSSMGSAISRKLEDVSIRSLQHSASMPVMRNTPTFKSFEEKVDTLKTKISPTVSQGDLEEEGIATPTSDPVVTQPEASPIQDGQLH
- the tpd52 gene encoding tumor protein D52 isoform X6; amino-acid sequence: MEDADQGAQRPESLAEVGEDAVTTVGQCVPALTEQEQEELREELAKVEDEILTLSQVLAAKEKQVVEMKRKLGITSLNELKQNLTKGWQEVTTSAAYKKTSETLSQAGQKATAAFSSMGSAISRKLEDVSIRSLQHSASMPVMRNTPTFKSFEEKVDTLKTKISPTVSQGDLEEEGIATPTSDPVVTQPEASPIQDGQLH
- the tpd52 gene encoding tumor protein D52 isoform X2; the encoded protein is MDPLLEEYTSPFDFEQGVNTSYLYLSPDLNVTPPGSPGAAVRGAQRPESLAEVGEDAVTTVGQCVPALTEQEQEELREELAKVEDEILTLSQVLAAKEKQVVEMKRKLGITSLNELKQNLTKGWQEVTTSAAYKKTSETLSQAGQKATAAFSSMGSAISRKLEDVRLQSNSFGNTPTFKSFEEKVDTLKTKISPTVSQGDLEEEGIATPTSDPVVTQPEASPIQDGQLH
- the tpd52 gene encoding tumor protein D52 isoform X3 — encoded protein: MDPLLEEYTSPFDFEQGVNTSYLYLSPDLNVTPPGSPGAAVRGAQRPESLAEVGEDAVTTVGQCVPALTEQEQEELREELAKVEDEILTLSQVLAAKEKQVVEMKRKLGITSLNELKQNLTKGWQEVTTSAAYKKTSETLSQAGQKATAAFSSMGSAISRKLEDVRNTPTFKSFEEKVDTLKTKISPTVSQGDLEEEGIATPTSDPVVTQPEASPIQDGQLH